One Oryza glaberrima chromosome 11, OglaRS2, whole genome shotgun sequence genomic region harbors:
- the LOC127753774 gene encoding zinc-finger homeodomain protein 4 produces MVSILQLQTRTEASPASSASAAATRIFAVRRQQQEQEGEEEEEFEFQERMDLSGAQGELPIPMHASAAASPFAGMGAHGGAGGGHVVELHRHEHVGNNGQAMAMASPPPTNVAVAAEQEGSPVAGKKRGGMAVVGGGGGVAVKYRECLKNHAAAIGGNATDGCGEFMPSGEEGSLEALKCSACGCHRNFHRKEADDLDADSCAAALRAAAGRHHHLLGPALPHHHHKNGGGLLVAGGDPYGAAYAAARALPPPPPPPPPPPPHGHHHHHQIIMPLNMIHTSESDEMDVSGGGGGGGRGGGSSSSSKKRFRTKFTAEQKARMLEFAERVGWRLQKLDDAMVHHFCQEIGVKRRVLKVWMHNNKHNLAKKPLPSSPPPPPQIPPMSMPPSPPPMPMPMPPSPPQLKLE; encoded by the coding sequence ATGGTTTCCATTCTGCAGCTGCAGACAAGAACAGAAGCATCACCAGcatcatcagcatcagcagcagcaacaaggaTCTTTGCAGTGAGGAGGCAGCAACAAGAacaagaaggagaagaggaagaggagtttGAGTTTCAAGAACGGATGGATCTCTCCGGGGCGCAAGGCGAGCTCCCGATCCCAAtgcacgcctccgccgccgcgtcgccattCGCCGGCAtgggcgcgcacggcggcgcaggcggtggACATGTCGTGGAGCTTCACCGCCATGAGCATGTGGGTAACAATGGgcaggcgatggcgatggcgtcaccgccgccgacgaatgttgcggtggcggcggagcaggaggGCTCGCCGGTGGCGGGGAAGAAGCGGGGCGGCATGgcggtggtgggtggtggtggtggggtggcGGTGAAGTACAGGGAGTGCTTGAAGAACCACGCGGCGGCCATCGGCGGCAACGCCACCGACGGGTGCGGCGAGTTCATGCCCAGCGGCGAGGAGGGCTCGCTGGAGGCGCTCAAGTGCTCGGCCTGCGGCTGCCACCGCAACTTCCACCGCAAGGAGGccgacgacctcgacgccgacagctgcgccgccgccctccgcgccgccgccggccgccaccaccacctcctcggcCCCGCCctgccgcaccaccaccacaagaacggcggcggcctcctcgtcgccggcggcgacccctacggcgccgcctacgccgcggcgcgcgcgctcccgccaccgccgccgccgccgccgccgccgccgccgcacggccaccaccaccaccaccagatcATCATGCCGCTCAACATGATCCACACGTCGGAGTCCGACGAGATGgacgtcagcggcggcggcggcggcgggggacgcggcggcgggtcgtcgtcgtcgtcgaagaaGCGGTTCCGCACCAAGTTCACGGCGGAGCAGAAGGCGCGGATGCTGGAGTTCGCGGAGCGCGTGGGGTGGCGCCTCCAGAAGCTCGACGACGCCATGGTGCACCACTTCTGCCAGGAGATCGGCGTCAAGCGCCGCGTCCTCAAGGTCTGGATGCACAACAACAAGCACAACCTCGCCAAGAAGCCGCtaccctcctcgccgccgccgccgccgcagattCCTCCCATGTCCatgccgccctcgccgccgccaatgccgatgccgatgccgccgtcgccgccgcagctcaaGCTGGAGTGA
- the LOC127755954 gene encoding putative disease resistance protein RGA3 — protein MATILDSFVGLCIKKVQGIVMEEAILILGVDEELKELQRRMKQIQCFLHDAEQRRIEEEAVNNWLCELKNAIYDADDIIDRAKFEGNKLLANHSSPSPLPIKSISCCNLSVTSCVRNVQTRRKIALQIRRVNYNLQRISIDKTFLALENVKATYRVLAPSKRHTSHLVEPNLVGKEIKYATSRLVEMILTHREEKAFKVAIVGTGGVGKTTLAQNIYNDQRVKGNFSKHAWICVSQEYSEVNLLKELLRNMGVHERQGETVGELQSKLASTIKDESLFVVLDDVWQSEVWTNVVRTPFHDAAKATILVTTRDELVVRRVGAEHLHRVEMMSTDVGWELLWKSMNIKEEKEVETLQHIGTKIVNKCGGLPLAIKVIASVLATKEKTKNTWEKVVESSAWSMSKLPAELRGALYLSYDDLPHNLKQCFLYCALYVEGQMMHRADLVRFWVAEGFVEEQEGQLLEDTAEEYYHELICRHLLEPDPFYFDHYRCKMHDLLRYLAQHLSREECYFDQLPLEPTWSKLRRISIVNKTDMLSSVVEKGHCRVRTLMFCMSPNIDSDVFMRFPHLRVLDLTGSNVQRIPDSINSLIHLRLLDLDATDISCLPESIGSLTNLQILNLQRCYALHDLPMAITKLCSLRCLGLEDTPINQVPRGISKLSLLNDLQGFPVGHSYVNTRKQDGWNLEELGHLSKMKRLDMIRLENAMPCGTSSLLLDKKHLKFLNLRCTTHAKESYTMEDINNIENVFDELKPPCNLEDLSIAGSFGQRYPTWLGVDLSSLKILRLIDCASWAHLPAVGQLPNLKCLKIMGASAVTKIGPEFLCDKTATPRFLGAVAFPKLEWLVISDMPNWEEWSFTEEVVGASDGKSCSENNKRVLQVMPLLQKLELGDCPKLRVLPQQLAQATSLKWLHIERAQALKVVEDLTSLSDSLLLNKCEGLERLSNLPQVRTLYVSECPALRCAGKLDCVQQLWLSKDLQMEFPLWLSLLKQRHQQLHGEELDLYTW, from the coding sequence ATGGCAACCATACTAGATTCTTTTGTTGGATTATGTATAAAAAAGGTACAAGGCATTGTCATGGAAGAGGCAATATTGATACTAGGTGTGGATGAAGAGCTCAAAGAACTGCAGAGGAGGATGAAACAAATACAGTGTTTTCTCCATGATGCAGAGCAGAGGAGGATAGAAGAAGAGGCTGTTAACAATTGGCTTTGTGAGCTGAAGAACGCTATCTATGATGCAGATGATATTATTGACAGGGCCAAATTTGAGGGCAATAAGCTTCTAGCAAATCACTCTTCACCCTCTCCATTACCGATAAAATCTATTTCATGTTGTAACCTCTCAGTTACGTCTTGCGTTCGCAATGTTCAGACTCGTCGCAAGATTGCGCTCCAGATTAGAAGGGTCAACTATAATCTTCAGAGGATATCAATTGACAAGACATTTTTAGCACTAGAGAATGTGAAGGCTACTTACAGAGTACTTGCACCAAGTAAGAGACATACATCCCATCTTGTGGAACCCAACCTTGTGGGGAAGGAGATTAAATATGCTACTTCAAGATTGGTGGAAATGATACTTACACACAGGGAAGAGAAGGCATTCAAGGTTGCAATTGTTGGAACAGGTGGAGTTGGAAAGACAACACTAGCTCAAAACATATACAATGATCAAAGAGTGAAAGGTAATTTTAGCAAACATGCCTGGATATGTGTTTCTCAAGAATATTCTGAAGTTAACCTTTTGAAAGAATTACTTCGGAATATGGGAGTACATGAAAGGCAAGGTGAAACTGTTGGAGAGCTCCAAAGCAAGCTTGCTTCTACCATTAAAGATGAAAGCTTATTTGTTGTATTGGATGATGTATGGCAGTCCGAGGTATGGACAAATGTGGTACGAACTCCATTTCATGATGCTGCTAAAGCAACAATTTTAGTAACAACTCGAGATGAGTTGGTTGTGCGAAGAGTAGGAGCAGAGCATCTCCATCGGGTTGAGATGATGTCAACAGATGTTGGGTGGGAGCTACTTTGGAAGAGTATGAATAtcaaagaagagaaagaagtgGAAACCTTGCAACACATAGGGACCAAGATTGTCAACAAATGTGGTGGTCTTCCTCTTGCAATCAAGGTTATTGCTAGTGTTCTAGCAACCAAGGAGAAGACCAAGAACACATGGGAAAAAGTTGTAGAAAGCAGTGCATGGTCTATGAGCAAGCTTCCAGCTGAACTTAGAGGTGCTTTGTACCTAAGTTATGATGATCTACCACACAATCTAAAGCAGTGCTTCCTTTATTGTGCTCTCTATGTCGAAGGTCAGATGATGCATCGTGCTGATCTTGTGCGGTTTTGGGTTGCAGAAGGCTTTGTCGAAGAGCAAGAAGGCCAGTTACTAGAAGATACAGCAGAAGAATATTACCATGAGTTGATTTGTAGGCACCTTCTTGAACCGGATCCTTTTTATTTCGATCACTACAGGTGCAAAATGCATGATCTCTTGAGATATCTTGCTcaacatttatcaagagaagaGTGCTATTTTGATCAACTACCTTTAGAGCCTACTTGGTCTAAACTGAGACGTATTTCAATTGTCAACAAAACAGATATGTTATCTAGTGTGGTTGAAAAAGGTCACTGCAGAGTAAGGACTTTGATGTTTTGCATGTCACCAAACATAGATAGTGATGTCTTCATGAGGTTTCCACATCTTCGAGTTTTGGACTTGACTGGCTCAAATGTACAAAGAATTCCAGACAGCATCAACAGCTTGATCCATCTACGTTTGCTTGATCTTGATGCTACCGATATATCTTGTCTTCCAGAGTCCATCGGTTCTCTCACAAACCTGCAAATATTGAACTTGCAGAGGTGCTATGCATTGCATGATCTTCCAATGGCAATCACCAAGCTGTGCAGTTTAAGGTGCCTTGGTCTTGAAGATACACCAATAAACCAGGTGCCAAGAGGAATAAGTAAGTTGTCATTACTTAATGATCTACAAGGGTTCCCTGTTGGTCATAGCTATGTTAACACAAGAAAGCAAGATGGATGGAACTTGGAAGAGCTGGGTCATCTTTCGAAAATGAAGAGACTTGACATGATAAGATTGGAAAATGCCATGCCTTGTGGTACTTCATCATTGCTACTAGACAAGAAACACCTCAAATTCTTAAATCTACGCTGCACTACACACGCAAAGGAGTCATATACCATGGAAGATATTAATAATATTGAGAATGTTTTTGACGAACTAAAACCTCCATGCAACCTAGAAGATCTTAGTATTGCTGGATCCTTTGGTCAAAGGTATCCTACCTGGCTCGGTGTCGATTTATCTTCGCTGAAAATCTTGCGACTCATTGATTGCGCATCTTGGGCACATCTTCCGGCAGTTGGTCAGCTGCCTAACTTGAAGTGTCTGAAGATCATGGGAGCATCTGCTGTAACCAAGATTGGACCTGAATTTCTTTGTGACAAAACAGCTACTCCCAGGTTCTTGGGGGCAGTAGCCTTTCCCAAGCTTGAATGGTTGGTCATATCAGATATGCCCAATTGGGAGGAGTGGTCATTCACTGAAGAAGTAGTAGGAGCTTCAGATGGAAAGAGTTGTTCTGAAAACAACAAAAGGGTTTTACAAGTGATGCCTCTTTTGCAGAAATTGGAACTTGGGGACTGTCCAAAGCTTAGAGTTCTTCCTCAGCAGCTAGCGCAGGCGACCAGCTTGAAATGGCTCCACATAGAGAGGGCTCAAGCTTTGAAGGTGGTGGAAGACCTTACTTCCCTTTCTGATTCCCTTTTACTCAACAAGTGTGAAGGTTTAGAGAGATTGTCAAATCTTCCTCAAGTTAGAACTTTGTATGTATCTGAATGTCCTGCTTTACGGTGTGCCGGGAAGCTGGATTGTGTTCAACAATTGTGGTTATCAAAGGATTTGCAGATGGAATTTCCCCTTTGGTTATCTTTACTTAAGCAACGGCATCAACAACTTCATGGAGAGGAATTAGATCTCTACACATGGTGA